A genomic window from Deltaproteobacteria bacterium includes:
- a CDS encoding acetyl-CoA acetyltransferase encodes MPGSIKDRVAIVGMGCTKFGERWDASSADLLVDAAYQAYEDAGIEPKDVEAAWLGTTTGSTGMVLSEPLRLQYIPITRVENACATASDAFRNACYAVAAGIYDIVLAIGVDKFKDSGISGLGDGGAPGPSHAMVAESTPPRQFAMLATTYFSRYGLSYEEGKHMIGRVSWKSHQNGMRNRNAHFQRDVSMETILNSPMVSWPLGLFDCCGVSDGAAAAIVTTPEIAKGMRKDPIYVKALQIAMSPRDGNYTSKYDFTHVETTVRAGEAAYKEAEIKNPREEISMAEVHDCFSITEAVTMEDLRFSPRGKVTEDIENGFFDLDGGLPVQLDGGLKCFGHPIGASGLRMIYEMYLQLQGRADDLLNPGMPSRQVKDPKMGLTHNLGGSPDGCAIFVGIVGLPGV; translated from the coding sequence ATGCCAGGTAGTATTAAAGATAGAGTTGCTATTGTTGGGATGGGGTGCACCAAGTTTGGCGAACGCTGGGATGCCAGTTCCGCTGACCTGCTTGTGGATGCGGCCTATCAAGCTTATGAAGATGCCGGGATAGAGCCCAAGGACGTCGAGGCGGCCTGGTTGGGGACCACGACCGGGAGCACCGGGATGGTGCTGTCCGAACCGCTGCGGCTCCAGTATATCCCTATTACCAGAGTGGAAAACGCCTGCGCCACCGCTTCAGACGCCTTCAGGAACGCTTGTTACGCTGTGGCCGCCGGTATCTATGACATAGTGCTAGCCATTGGCGTTGACAAATTCAAGGACAGTGGCATTAGCGGTTTGGGTGATGGCGGGGCGCCTGGCCCGAGTCATGCCATGGTGGCTGAGAGTACGCCGCCGCGGCAGTTCGCCATGCTCGCCACAACATATTTTTCCAGGTATGGCTTGAGCTATGAGGAAGGCAAGCACATGATCGGCCGGGTCTCCTGGAAAAGCCACCAGAACGGCATGCGGAACCGCAACGCTCATTTCCAGAGGGACGTGAGTATGGAGACGATCCTCAATTCCCCGATGGTGTCCTGGCCTTTGGGTTTGTTTGATTGCTGCGGCGTCAGCGACGGCGCGGCGGCCGCCATTGTTACCACGCCTGAAATCGCCAAAGGCATGAGGAAAGACCCGATATATGTCAAGGCCCTACAGATTGCCATGAGCCCCCGCGATGGAAACTACACCTCAAAATATGATTTCACTCACGTTGAAACTACGGTCAGGGCTGGGGAAGCGGCGTACAAGGAGGCCGAGATAAAGAACCCGCGCGAAGAAATCAGCATGGCCGAGGTCCATGACTGCTTCTCCATTACCGAAGCCGTAACCATGGAAGACCTCAGGTTCAGCCCCAGAGGAAAAGTCACGGAAGATATTGAGAACGGCTTTTTCGACCTGGATGGTGGCTTGCCAGTTCAGCTTGACGGCGGCCTGAAATGCTTTGGACACCCGATCGGCGCCAGCGGACTGCGCATGATCTATGAGATGTATTTACAGCTTCAAGGCCGAGCAGACGATTTGCTGAACCCCGGTATGCCTTCTCGGCAGGTAAAGGATCCTAAAATGGGCCTGACTCACAACCTGGGCGGAAGTCCGGATGGCTGCGCTATCTTTGTAGGTATCGTGGGTCTCCCGGGGGTATAA
- a CDS encoding lactate utilization protein produces the protein MKDTYQIWLWEKLAERCIKNLEKHGFDASFFSTAAEARSFILDMISAYETFGFGGSATTKSLGIIEELEAKGKTIYNHLQEGLTAEENLNHRLQQGQSDCFLCSANAISITGEIVNIDGVGNRTNAMSFGPKKIIIVAGMNKVTPDLESALARVREVAGPMRAKSLGMKTPCAETGICNDCDVPQRICRITTILHRKPMMSDISVILVNQAPVRNIVPNLV, from the coding sequence TTGAAGGACACATACCAAATATGGCTTTGGGAAAAATTGGCGGAAAGGTGCATCAAAAATCTGGAAAAACATGGCTTTGACGCAAGCTTTTTTTCAACCGCGGCAGAGGCCCGTTCTTTTATCCTGGACATGATTTCCGCTTATGAGACCTTTGGATTTGGAGGCTCGGCTACGACCAAGTCTCTGGGAATTATAGAGGAGCTTGAGGCCAAGGGAAAAACAATTTACAACCACCTTCAGGAAGGCCTGACTGCTGAAGAAAATCTGAATCATCGCCTTCAGCAGGGACAGAGCGATTGTTTCCTATGCAGCGCCAATGCCATCTCCATCACCGGAGAAATAGTAAATATAGACGGCGTTGGAAATCGGACCAACGCCATGAGCTTTGGCCCAAAAAAAATCATCATCGTTGCGGGCATGAACAAGGTCACACCGGACCTTGAATCCGCTCTGGCCAGGGTTCGGGAGGTAGCCGGGCCGATGAGGGCTAAGAGTCTTGGTATGAAAACGCCCTGTGCTGAAACAGGGATATGCAATGACTGCGATGTGCCGCAGCGAATCTGCCGCATTACAACTATTCTGCATCGTAAGCCGATGATGTCTGATATCTCAGTGATTCTGGTCAACCAGGCTCCGGTGCGCAACATCGTGCCTAATCTGGTCTAG